In the genome of candidate division TA06 bacterium B3_TA06, one region contains:
- a CDS encoding DDE transposase: RGAAGKVPVFGMLERAGKVVVEVVPDVKEKTLMGLITKTIEPGSLTYSDGFSSYSSLIVNGYKHVRIDHDKEFANGKAHINSIESFWAYAKERLAKYHGISPLKLYLYLKELEFRFNNRQAVDLFELINSQLVKLVRCDG, translated from the coding sequence GTCGTGGAGCAGCTGGTAAGGTTCCGGTATTTGGTATGCTGGAACGTGCAGGCAAGGTCGTGGTTGAGGTAGTGCCTGACGTTAAGGAGAAGACATTAATGGGTCTTATTACCAAGACTATAGAACCAGGTAGCTTGACCTACAGCGATGGTTTCAGCAGTTACAGTTCACTGATCGTCAACGGCTATAAGCACGTCCGTATTGACCACGATAAAGAGTTCGCTAACGGTAAGGCACACATCAACAGCATAGAAAGTTTCTGGGCTTATGCCAAGGAACGACTGGCCAAATATCATGGTATTTCGCCTCTAAAACTGTATCTTTACTTGAAGGAGCTGGAATTCAGGTTTAATAACAGGCAAGCTGTTGACTTATTTGAACTTATCAACTCACAGCTTGTCAAATTGGTCCGCTGTGATGGATAA